A stretch of DNA from Spirosoma endbachense:
GGGGCCGATTCCGTTCGCTCGCCAGCGAACGATTTTTGGCAAAATATTTGCCGGTTAACATAGGTACGCGGGCCGAATAATTCATCGAAACTGGAAAAAACCGTCCTTCTTCGCTTACATATTGCCCCGATACCGTTCGCACTCCCTCACCCGAAGCCATCAAACGGGCTACTGGCCTAGGTTGTTCGATCGAGACGAGCAGGTCGCCCGTGAGATCACGAAAAACCTGGCAATCTCTAACTAAACCATGTTGCCGCAACCGCTCTTCCAATTGATGGAAGTCAAGCTCCGTGTATTCTTTACCGATAACCGGATCTGCTCCGCCATTGGTCAGATAACCCGTCACATCCCGTCGTGTCAGGAAGGAATGCCCATCGACCTGATCGATATGAACAACAACCGCTTTAACTCGTTTCTGCTTATGCCGAATTTCGGTAAAAGCAATCAAGATAAATAGAACAAAAAGCCCCCCGATTGCGAACAACCACTTCTTGATTGATTTAAAGGTAGAAAACATCTGTGTATAAGCTAAGTCGTTATCCAGATATTTTTATCTATTGGTCTTTTAAGACACTTTTCAAGGCTGGTAACATTTGATCAATATCGCCAGCACCAATAGTAACAAGTAACGGAGGCTTCATTTCCCGCACAACGTCGAGTAGGTCGGCTTTGGTACTTGATCGTTTATTTTTAGACCGAATATCGCGAAAAATCAATTCTGAGGACACGCCTTCGATCGGTAATTCGCGAGCAGGATAAATATCCAGCAGGATCACATTATCGGCCAATGACAAACTTTCGGCAAAACCGGCAGCAAAATCGCGGGTCCGGCTGAACAAATGTGGCTGAAATATTGCTGTTAGCTCGCGATCCGGATACAATGCTTTAACCGATGATAAAAAGGCTTTAACTTCCTCCGGATGGTGGGCATAATCATCGATCAGGACAGCATCATCCGTTTTAAGCACATACTCAAACCGCCGACGTACGCCTAAGTAACTGTTCAGTGCATCTCGAATTGCCTCTGACGATACACCCAACTTTAGCGCCACAGCGCCGGCGGCTACAGCATTCTCCACATTATGGAATCCTGGCACGATCAGTTCAATACCAGAAATAACGCCTTCGGGATGCACTAAATCGAATATAAACGATGCATTTTCGATCTTAAGATTCTGGCTATAATAATCGCCCTCCTGAAGAGAATACTGCCGAACCGTTGCTTTTGTTTTATCAGCTAACGATAGCCCTTTCTTCATGAACAACATTCCGGCCGGCTCAATCTGACCAACAAATTTGCCAAATGATTCAAGCACAGCATCATGCGCACCGTAGATGTCCAGATGGTCGGCATCGGTAGAGGTCACAATTGCCAGATGCGGAAACAATGTCAGAAATGATCGGTCGAACTCATCCGCTTCAACCACGCAAACAACCGAGCGAAGGTCACTGGCCGGTTCATTGAGCAGAAAATTCGTACCGTAGTTATTGGTGATTCCTCCCAGAAAAGCAGCACAATTTACGCCCGAATGACGCAGGATATGAGCCACCATCGACGACGTTGTCGTTTTACCGTGCGTTCCTGCTACCCCGACAGTTTTCATCTGACCCGCCAACAGGCCCAGGACCTGCGAACGTTTCTGTAAGGTGAAGCCATTTTCGGTCAGGTAGATGTACTCCTGATGCGTTTTTGGCACGGCTGGCGTATAGATGACAAGCGTCTCGGCTGGGTTCTGGCGGAACGAAACCGGTATCTGTTCAACGTCCTCCAAAAAATGGATGGCCATACCTTCGGTTTGTAGTGCGGTCGTAAGCGCAGTAGGGGTTTTGTCATAACCGGCTACACCATACCCGTTCACGCCGAACCAGCGGGCCAGCGCACTCATGCCGATACCGCCAATACCAAGAAAATAAATGTACTTAAACTGATCTAATGTCATTCTATTCGTGCGGAAAAGAAATATAGAAAGGGTTATAGCTTCCTTTTCTATATTGTCACTCCCCTTATTTGGTAAGTTTTATTACTTCTTCTGCAATGTCACGGGCAGCATTTGGTTTCGCCAGTGTCTTAATTTCAGTACTCAGTTGTTGACGTTGCACTGGATTGTTCAATAAATTCAAGGCTGCCGTTATGAGTTCTTCGCGAGCAGTACGGTCATTGACCAGTAAGGCCGCATTCTGTTCGACCAGACTCATTGCATTTTTTGTCTGGTGATCTTCAGCAGCCGTGGGCAAAGGTACTAGAATAGCCGGTCTGCCTACTAAACAAAGTTCTGATACGGACAAAGCACCCGCTCTTGACACCACCGCATCAGCAACTGCGTAGGCTTTATCCATCTCATAAATGAAATCATAAGCTTTGATCAGTGGCGATCCGGTGGCTGCAATGGCCGTTCGCGCCCGTTCGATGAAAGCGGGGCCTGTTTGCCAAACGACCTGAACACCGGCATCAACAAATCGCTGAAGACCTGCTTCCAGACTTTCGTTTAGGGTTCTCGCGCCCTGACTACCGCCAATAACCAATAGAGTTGGCCGGGTAGATTCCAGGCTAAATAATATACGCCCGGCGTCAGTTTGCTGGTCGGCAGATTGAATATCGCTACGTACCGGATTACCAGTCAATTTGATTTTGTCGGCCGGAAAAAAAGCATCCATGCCCGGATAGGCGACGCAAATTCGTTTTGCCCATCGTGCCAGTGCTTTGTTCGTTAACCCGGCATAGGAATTCTGCTCCTGAATTAGCGTTGGAATACCTTTCATTGATGCCACCAGTAGTAAGGGGCCGCTGGCATAGCCACCAACGCCAACAGCTGCATCGGGGCGAAAATCGCGGACAATTTGCTGTGCACGCAGGAAACTCTGGCCTAGCTTGAACGGGAAAGCCAGGTTAGCCAGCGTCAGTTCGCGCTTGATACCGACAACAGGTAATCCTACGATCTTATAGCCGGCTCGTGGAACTTTTTCCATCTCCATCTTCCCTTCGGCTCCTACAAACAAAATCTCGGTAGCCGGATCTATTGCTTTCAATTCGTTGGCAATGGCAATAGCCGGATAAATGTGTCCGCCTGTTCCGCCCCCGCTGATGATTATTCTCATAGTGTTCCGTTTGCAGTTTTGGGATTTCAGTAAGCGGCACCTCTTATACCTTTGAGCCGCTACTAGTAACCCAAAACCGACTACTTATATTTTACTTTCATCGGCTTCGTCACGGCTGACGCTCAACACAATGCCAATGGCTAGTCCAGTAAATATTAAGGATGTACCTCCCATACTGAGTAAGGGTAATGGCTGACCTGTAACGGGAGCCAGACCAATGGCCACACATATACTGGCAAAAGCCTGAAAAACAATGCTGAATGTTAAGCCTGCGGACAGAAGTCCGCCGAACGGTCGTGTTGTTTTTTGAATTGCTTTAATGCCTCGCCAAAGAAACCAGATATACGCCAGCACAACTGGAATGCCGCCCAGTAAGAGGCCATACTCTTCAACGATAATGGCATAAATAAAGTCGGAGAAGGGATTTGGCAGCGTGTTTCGCTGGTGGCTATTACCCGGCCCCTGGCCTGTTAGTCCACCATTGGCGAGCGCGATGTAGGATTGTTCGACCTGATAGAGTACTGTATCGGAATCCATGAAGCTTTTAATCCGGTTTGTAGCCGTTCCAAACCGTTGCCCCAGGTATAATCCAATTCCACCAAATACAATGCAAGCCCCGACCATGATAGCCAGATATCGAACCGGAACCCGACCAATATACATGAGCAGGAAGCAGGTTGCACCTAATAAGAGGGCCGTTGATGTATTGGAGAGTACGATTAGGGAGCAGATAAGCGCAATCCAGAAAATCATGTTGATCAACACACTAGGATCGCTCATGAACCGTTGCCGCTTGGCCAGCATGGCCGCAAGACTCGAGATCAGCGCCAGTTTCGCCAAATCTGATGGCTGAAACGTCTGATTAATAATTGGAATCGTGACCCAGCGCGACGCATCATTTAGGGTCGATCCTTTGAAGAACGCCCATAGAAGCAATGGTATTGATAACCACAAACCAAATTTAGCCAACCTGGCATAATAAATGTAGTTGATCCGGTGAGCGAAATAGGTGCAAACCAGGCCCAGCATTAAGAGAGATCCGTGTTTAAGCAGAAAGATCTCGGTATTACCGTCCAGTTCCCGGAACGCCTTTGTACCGGTTGCGCTATACACAACCAGTACGCTCATAATTGATAAATAGAGGACAATCCACCAGATTTGGCGGTCGCCTTTAAGATGAGTTCGAATCCAGTCGCGAAGGGCCATGTTTTACTGATGAATTAGGAGTGATGAATGATTTTGCATTTATGTATTCATCATTAAGTCTTTAACGGCAGCTTTGAATTGATTACCGCGATCTTCATAATTTTTAAACAAATCAAAACTGGCGCAGGCTGGTGACAGTAAAACAGCATCGCCCGGTTGCCCCCATTCGAGGCCTTTTGCCACTGCGTCTGTCACACTCTGGGTTTCGTAGATCGTCGCTACCTTATTGCCGAAGTAACTTACTAATTTGTGGTTATCAATCCCTAAACAAATCAGCGCTTTTACTTTCTGGCGTACAACTTCGTCGAGCTGGCTGTAATCATTCCCTTTATCCTGGCCTCCCGCAATCCAGATTGTTGGAACCTCCATACTCGATAAGGCATAAAATACCGAATCGACATTCGTTGCTTTGGAGTCATTAATAAACTGAACGCCATTAACGGTTCCAGCCGGTTCGAGACGGTGGGCCGCATTCTGAAATGTCTTAAGTCCTTCTGCAATTGACTCAATAGCAATGCCTACCGACTGAGCGGCCAGCACAGCAGCCAACGTATTAATGGCATTGTGGGGCCCACGAAGCGTTGTGTCAGCCATGGCCAGTCGAAAAATCGACGAACCATAGGTTGCGACTAACTCTCCATTTGTCAGATAGCCACCGGGAGCCACCGATGTTTCGAGTGAAATGGGCAGTTGGTTTACAACCGGACTGCGCTTTGCCAGTTCGTTCTGAATGGGTAGGCTTTCCTGAAAATAGATAAATGTATCTTCGGGTTGGGCGTTTTGAATAATCCGGAATTTTGAATCAGTGTAGTTCTGGAAATTATAGTTATATCGATCAAGATGGTCGGGCGTAATGTTGAGCAGCACCATCACGTCGAGGTGCGTATCATACATATCATCCAGTTGAAAACTACTTAGCTCCAGCACGTAATAATCGAATGAATCGTCGATTACCTGGGCGGCAAAACTATCCCCCACATTACCTGCCAGCCCAACATTAAGCCCGGCAGTTTTAAGCAAATGATAAATCAGGAGTGTTGTTGTCGTTTTTCCATTACTACCTGTAATACCAATTAGTTTTGCTTTCGTGTAACGGGCAGCAAATTCAATTTCCGAAATAACAGGTGTTTGCTGCTCTTTCAACTTTAGCACTAACGGCACTGTTTCCGGGATACCTGGACTTTTAATTACTTCA
This window harbors:
- a CDS encoding cell division protein FtsQ/DivIB, with amino-acid sequence MFSTFKSIKKWLFAIGGLFVLFILIAFTEIRHKQKRVKAVVVHIDQVDGHSFLTRRDVTGYLTNGGADPVIGKEYTELDFHQLEERLRQHGLVRDCQVFRDLTGDLLVSIEQPRPVARLMASGEGVRTVSGQYVSEEGRFFPVSMNYSARVPMLTGKYFAKNRSLASERNRPLLELLKRIHDDPFWRAQIAELSVDEQGEVTMWPQMGNHQIEVGPPTDLEAKLKKLKLFYTDVLPAKGWDRYRRVSVQYRNQIVCE
- the murC gene encoding UDP-N-acetylmuramate--L-alanine ligase, encoding MTLDQFKYIYFLGIGGIGMSALARWFGVNGYGVAGYDKTPTALTTALQTEGMAIHFLEDVEQIPVSFRQNPAETLVIYTPAVPKTHQEYIYLTENGFTLQKRSQVLGLLAGQMKTVGVAGTHGKTTTSSMVAHILRHSGVNCAAFLGGITNNYGTNFLLNEPASDLRSVVCVVEADEFDRSFLTLFPHLAIVTSTDADHLDIYGAHDAVLESFGKFVGQIEPAGMLFMKKGLSLADKTKATVRQYSLQEGDYYSQNLKIENASFIFDLVHPEGVISGIELIVPGFHNVENAVAAGAVALKLGVSSEAIRDALNSYLGVRRRFEYVLKTDDAVLIDDYAHHPEEVKAFLSSVKALYPDRELTAIFQPHLFSRTRDFAAGFAESLSLADNVILLDIYPARELPIEGVSSELIFRDIRSKNKRSSTKADLLDVVREMKPPLLVTIGAGDIDQMLPALKSVLKDQ
- a CDS encoding FtsW/RodA/SpoVE family cell cycle protein — encoded protein: MALRDWIRTHLKGDRQIWWIVLYLSIMSVLVVYSATGTKAFRELDGNTEIFLLKHGSLLMLGLVCTYFAHRINYIYYARLAKFGLWLSIPLLLWAFFKGSTLNDASRWVTIPIINQTFQPSDLAKLALISSLAAMLAKRQRFMSDPSVLINMIFWIALICSLIVLSNTSTALLLGATCFLLMYIGRVPVRYLAIMVGACIVFGGIGLYLGQRFGTATNRIKSFMDSDTVLYQVEQSYIALANGGLTGQGPGNSHQRNTLPNPFSDFIYAIIVEEYGLLLGGIPVVLAYIWFLWRGIKAIQKTTRPFGGLLSAGLTFSIVFQAFASICVAIGLAPVTGQPLPLLSMGGTSLIFTGLAIGIVLSVSRDEADESKI
- the murD gene encoding UDP-N-acetylmuramoyl-L-alanine--D-glutamate ligase: MVTKKIAILGGGESGVGAALLAQAKGFEVFLSDKGALKESYRATLRAANISFEEGKHTEEHILDAVEVIKSPGIPETVPLVLKLKEQQTPVISEIEFAARYTKAKLIGITGSNGKTTTTLLIYHLLKTAGLNVGLAGNVGDSFAAQVIDDSFDYYVLELSSFQLDDMYDTHLDVMVLLNITPDHLDRYNYNFQNYTDSKFRIIQNAQPEDTFIYFQESLPIQNELAKRSPVVNQLPISLETSVAPGGYLTNGELVATYGSSIFRLAMADTTLRGPHNAINTLAAVLAAQSVGIAIESIAEGLKTFQNAAHRLEPAGTVNGVQFINDSKATNVDSVFYALSSMEVPTIWIAGGQDKGNDYSQLDEVVRQKVKALICLGIDNHKLVSYFGNKVATIYETQSVTDAVAKGLEWGQPGDAVLLSPACASFDLFKNYEDRGNQFKAAVKDLMMNT
- the murG gene encoding undecaprenyldiphospho-muramoylpentapeptide beta-N-acetylglucosaminyltransferase → MRIIISGGGTGGHIYPAIAIANELKAIDPATEILFVGAEGKMEMEKVPRAGYKIVGLPVVGIKRELTLANLAFPFKLGQSFLRAQQIVRDFRPDAAVGVGGYASGPLLLVASMKGIPTLIQEQNSYAGLTNKALARWAKRICVAYPGMDAFFPADKIKLTGNPVRSDIQSADQQTDAGRILFSLESTRPTLLVIGGSQGARTLNESLEAGLQRFVDAGVQVVWQTGPAFIERARTAIAATGSPLIKAYDFIYEMDKAYAVADAVVSRAGALSVSELCLVGRPAILVPLPTAAEDHQTKNAMSLVEQNAALLVNDRTAREELITAALNLLNNPVQRQQLSTEIKTLAKPNAARDIAEEVIKLTK